A genome region from Corvus hawaiiensis isolate bCorHaw1 chromosome 4, bCorHaw1.pri.cur, whole genome shotgun sequence includes the following:
- the C4H12orf29 gene encoding uncharacterized protein C12orf29 homolog isoform X5 — MRRRGAVQRKVPCLFVTEVKDEPSAKRERQPFKVLATDTITGKALEADVHNAVPTEKVDGTCCYVTTYKGQPYLWARLDRKPTKQGEKRFKRFLYSLEDCKEFVWNIEEDFKPVPDTWIPAKDIEFSNGNPLPDENGHMPGWVPVEKHSKQYCWHSSVVNYEAGIALVLKHHADPGLLEISPVPLSEILEQTLELIGTNINANPYGLGSKKHPVHLLVPHGAFEIKNPPALKQNDILSWFESCTEGKVEGIVWHCHDGCLIKLHRHHLGLPWPLAETYLNSQPVVISFNRTKYDCDFEPKSLFHHFSKLDGQRFDRLKDIKFDA, encoded by the exons ATGAGGCGGCGGGGCGCGGTGCAGCGCAAGGTGCCGTGTCTGTTCGTCACCGAGGTGAAGGACGAGCCCTCGGCCAAGCGGGAGCGACAG CCATTTAAAGTTTTGGCAACTGACACTATAACTGGAAAGGCATTAGAGGCAGATGTACACAATGCAGTTCCTACTGAAAAGGTGGATGGAACCTGCTGTTATGTAACTACATATAAAG GACAGCCCTACCTATGGGCCAGGTTGGATCGAAAACCCACCAAACAAGGTGAAAAAAGGTTTAAACGATTCTTATATTCATTGGAAGATTGCAAAG AATTTGTTTGGAATATTGAAGAGGATTTCAAGCCTGTTCCAGATACCTGGATTCCAGCAAAGGACATAGAGTTCTCTAATGGCAATCCTTTGCCTGATGAAAATGGACATATGCCAG GTTGGGTGCCTGTGGAGAAACACAGTAAGCAGTACTGCTGGCACTCATCTGTTGTAAATTATGAGGCTGGAATAGCGCTGGTATTGAAACACCATGCTGACCCGGGGCTTCTGGAAATCAGTCCCGTGCCATTATCAGAAATCTTAGAACAAACATTGGAGCTTATTGGGACTAATATCAATGCAAATCCATATG GATTAGGAAGCAAGAAGCACCCTGTACATCTTCTAGTACCACATGGAGCATTTGAAATAAAGAATCCACCTGCTTTGAAGCAAAACGACAtactgtcttggtttgaaagctGCACTGAGGGTAAAGTTGAAGGAATTGTGTGGCACTGCCATGATGGGTGTTTAATCAAG cTCCATCGCCATCATCTTGGTTTACCTTGGCCACTTGCAGAGACATACCTGAATTCTCAGCCTgttgtaatttcttttaatagaACGAAATATGACTGTGACTTTGAACCAAAGAGTTTGTTTCACCATTTTTCAAAGTTGGATGGACAAAGATTTGACAGACTCAAAGATATCAAGTTTGATGCTTGA
- the C4H12orf29 gene encoding uncharacterized protein C12orf29 homolog isoform X6, whose amino-acid sequence MRRRGAVQRKVPCLFVTEPFKVLATDTITGKALEADVHNAVPTEKVDGTCCYVTTYKGQPYLWARLDRKPTKQGEKRFKRFLYSLEDCKEFVWNIEEDFKPVPDTWIPAKDIEFSNGNPLPDENGHMPGTYDAAQVKLGKGWVPVEKHSKQYCWHSSVVNYEAGIALVLKHHADPGLLEISPVPLSEILEQTLELIGTNINANPYGLGSKKHPVHLLVPHGAFEIKNPPALKQNDILSWFESCTEGKVEGIVWHCHDGCLIKLHRHHLGLPWPLAETYLNSQPVVISFNRTKYDCDFEPKSLFHHFSKLDGQRFDRLKDIKFDA is encoded by the exons ATGAGGCGGCGGGGCGCGGTGCAGCGCAAGGTGCCGTGTCTGTTCGTCACCGAG CCATTTAAAGTTTTGGCAACTGACACTATAACTGGAAAGGCATTAGAGGCAGATGTACACAATGCAGTTCCTACTGAAAAGGTGGATGGAACCTGCTGTTATGTAACTACATATAAAG GACAGCCCTACCTATGGGCCAGGTTGGATCGAAAACCCACCAAACAAGGTGAAAAAAGGTTTAAACGATTCTTATATTCATTGGAAGATTGCAAAG AATTTGTTTGGAATATTGAAGAGGATTTCAAGCCTGTTCCAGATACCTGGATTCCAGCAAAGGACATAGAGTTCTCTAATGGCAATCCTTTGCCTGATGAAAATGGACATATGCCAGGTACCTATGATGCAGCACAGGTAAAACTGGGGAAAG GTTGGGTGCCTGTGGAGAAACACAGTAAGCAGTACTGCTGGCACTCATCTGTTGTAAATTATGAGGCTGGAATAGCGCTGGTATTGAAACACCATGCTGACCCGGGGCTTCTGGAAATCAGTCCCGTGCCATTATCAGAAATCTTAGAACAAACATTGGAGCTTATTGGGACTAATATCAATGCAAATCCATATG GATTAGGAAGCAAGAAGCACCCTGTACATCTTCTAGTACCACATGGAGCATTTGAAATAAAGAATCCACCTGCTTTGAAGCAAAACGACAtactgtcttggtttgaaagctGCACTGAGGGTAAAGTTGAAGGAATTGTGTGGCACTGCCATGATGGGTGTTTAATCAAG cTCCATCGCCATCATCTTGGTTTACCTTGGCCACTTGCAGAGACATACCTGAATTCTCAGCCTgttgtaatttcttttaatagaACGAAATATGACTGTGACTTTGAACCAAAGAGTTTGTTTCACCATTTTTCAAAGTTGGATGGACAAAGATTTGACAGACTCAAAGATATCAAGTTTGATGCTTGA
- the C4H12orf29 gene encoding uncharacterized protein C12orf29 homolog isoform X4 yields the protein MLPFPPVSLVRRKMSLYPFWVWPFKVLATDTITGKALEADVHNAVPTEKVDGTCCYVTTYKGQPYLWARLDRKPTKQGEKRFKRFLYSLEDCKEFVWNIEEDFKPVPDTWIPAKDIEFSNGNPLPDENGHMPGTYDAAQVKLGKGWVPVEKHSKQYCWHSSVVNYEAGIALVLKHHADPGLLEISPVPLSEILEQTLELIGTNINANPYGLGSKKHPVHLLVPHGAFEIKNPPALKQNDILSWFESCTEGKVEGIVWHCHDGCLIKLHRHHLGLPWPLAETYLNSQPVVISFNRTKYDCDFEPKSLFHHFSKLDGQRFDRLKDIKFDA from the exons ATGCTGCCATTCCCACCTGTGAGCCTCGTACGAAGAAAAATGAGCTTGTATCccttttgggtttgg CCATTTAAAGTTTTGGCAACTGACACTATAACTGGAAAGGCATTAGAGGCAGATGTACACAATGCAGTTCCTACTGAAAAGGTGGATGGAACCTGCTGTTATGTAACTACATATAAAG GACAGCCCTACCTATGGGCCAGGTTGGATCGAAAACCCACCAAACAAGGTGAAAAAAGGTTTAAACGATTCTTATATTCATTGGAAGATTGCAAAG AATTTGTTTGGAATATTGAAGAGGATTTCAAGCCTGTTCCAGATACCTGGATTCCAGCAAAGGACATAGAGTTCTCTAATGGCAATCCTTTGCCTGATGAAAATGGACATATGCCAGGTACCTATGATGCAGCACAGGTAAAACTGGGGAAAG GTTGGGTGCCTGTGGAGAAACACAGTAAGCAGTACTGCTGGCACTCATCTGTTGTAAATTATGAGGCTGGAATAGCGCTGGTATTGAAACACCATGCTGACCCGGGGCTTCTGGAAATCAGTCCCGTGCCATTATCAGAAATCTTAGAACAAACATTGGAGCTTATTGGGACTAATATCAATGCAAATCCATATG GATTAGGAAGCAAGAAGCACCCTGTACATCTTCTAGTACCACATGGAGCATTTGAAATAAAGAATCCACCTGCTTTGAAGCAAAACGACAtactgtcttggtttgaaagctGCACTGAGGGTAAAGTTGAAGGAATTGTGTGGCACTGCCATGATGGGTGTTTAATCAAG cTCCATCGCCATCATCTTGGTTTACCTTGGCCACTTGCAGAGACATACCTGAATTCTCAGCCTgttgtaatttcttttaatagaACGAAATATGACTGTGACTTTGAACCAAAGAGTTTGTTTCACCATTTTTCAAAGTTGGATGGACAAAGATTTGACAGACTCAAAGATATCAAGTTTGATGCTTGA
- the C4H12orf50 gene encoding uncharacterized protein C12orf50 homolog, whose amino-acid sequence MEKQNYSKFSCFWETEPVGCRRISCDFFHRKPRNINGLYLPPSNNVPLKQDVQGGILHPAHRQDSLRNQENVLVPIHPPLIINLSDEEDDEEDDEEEDNYVSNWMPKTVTDIEEERAIRDICYKSGEYYGIQNPYKHQSTKTMSSPWQEELLPLEATEQNLQKGDGNTIPTRFTNTRKEKESTERRLTIESTPRTDHKSFDNGETNHIELVKSHHCKEVKKNKRISEERRNSANALTGKGMYTLDPKVKPSYQQKVNKYDETASTSPYGRETGRYAHLNSPEPQRSAYVVYRTVTQKPKFNGPTAVPESYGQKGSKQKNQPDTNRRFWTPTENYGKYTSGSSNSPTWRKRNPRAKSFSKFKTTTQQSKEDTEVNRKGEKETSKGK is encoded by the exons ATGGAGAAG CAAAACTACAGCAAGTTCTCCTGTTTCTGGGAGACAGAGCCCGTAGGCTGTAGGAGGATAAGCTGTGACTTCTTTCACAGAAAACCCCGTAATATAAATGGACTTTATTTGCCACCTAGTAACA ATGTCCCATTGAAACAGGATGTCCAAGGAGGCATTCTGCATCCAGCCCATCGTCAAGACTCACTCAGAAATCAAGAGAATGTTTTAGTGCCAATTCACCCTCCACTGATTATAAACCTCAGTGATGAAGAGGACGATGAAGAGGATGATGAAGAGGAAGACAACT ATGTTTCTAACTGGATGCCTAAGACTGTTACAGATATTGAAGAGGAAAGAGCAATAAGGGATATATGCTATAAATCTG GAGAGTATTATGGGATTCAGAACCCTTACAAACACCAATCAACAAAAACCATGTCTTCACCATGGCAAGAGGAATTATTACCCTTGGAAGCTACTGAACAAAACTTGCAGAAAG GTGACGGTAACACAATTCCTACAAGATTTACtaatacaagaaaagaaaaagagagtaCAGAAAGGAGACTAACGATAGAGAGTACTCCCAGAACAGATCATAAATCCTTTGACAATGGAG aaacaAACCACATTGAACTGGTAAAGAGCCACCACTGTAAGgaagttaagaaaaataaaaggatttctGAGGAACGAAGAAATTCAGCTAATGCACTAACCGGCAAAG GAATGTACACTTTGGACCCCAAAGTAAAACCAAGTTACCAACAAAAGGTAAATAAGTATGATGAGACTGCTTCTACCAGTCCGTATGGGAGAGAAACTGGAAGATATGCTCATTTAAATTCTCCAGAACCTCAACGATCAGCATATGTAGTCTACCGGACTGTCACTCAAAAACCGAAATTCAATGGACCTACTG CAGTACCTGAATCTTATGGTCAGAAAGGCTCCAAACAAAAGAATCAGCCTGACACCAATAGGAGATTTTGGACACCAACAGAAAACTATG GCAAATATACTTCAGGATCTTCTAATTCACCAACttggaggaaaagaaatccaCGAGCAAAATCGTTCTCTAAATTTAAAACAACCACTCAG CAGAGTAAAGAAGACACGGAAGTGaatagaaaaggagaaaaagaaacatctaaagggaaataa
- the C4H12orf29 gene encoding uncharacterized protein C12orf29 homolog isoform X3 has product MRRRGAVQRKVPCLFVTEVKDEPSAKRERQPFKVLATDTITGKALEADVHNAVPTEKVDGTCCYVTTYKGQPYLWARLDRKPTKQGEKRFKRFLYSLEDCKEFVWNIEEDFKPVPDTWIPAKDIEFSNGNPLPDENGHMPGTYDAAQVKLGKGWVPVEKHSKQYCWHSSVVNYEAGIALVLKHHADPGLLEISPVPLSEILEQTLELIGTNINANPYGLGSKKHPVHLLVPHGAFEIKNPPALKQNDILSWFESCTEGKVEGIVWHCHDGCLIKLHRHHLGLPWPLAETYLNSQPVVISFNRTKYDCDFEPKSLFHHFSKLDGQRFDRLKDIKFDA; this is encoded by the exons ATGAGGCGGCGGGGCGCGGTGCAGCGCAAGGTGCCGTGTCTGTTCGTCACCGAGGTGAAGGACGAGCCCTCGGCCAAGCGGGAGCGACAG CCATTTAAAGTTTTGGCAACTGACACTATAACTGGAAAGGCATTAGAGGCAGATGTACACAATGCAGTTCCTACTGAAAAGGTGGATGGAACCTGCTGTTATGTAACTACATATAAAG GACAGCCCTACCTATGGGCCAGGTTGGATCGAAAACCCACCAAACAAGGTGAAAAAAGGTTTAAACGATTCTTATATTCATTGGAAGATTGCAAAG AATTTGTTTGGAATATTGAAGAGGATTTCAAGCCTGTTCCAGATACCTGGATTCCAGCAAAGGACATAGAGTTCTCTAATGGCAATCCTTTGCCTGATGAAAATGGACATATGCCAGGTACCTATGATGCAGCACAGGTAAAACTGGGGAAAG GTTGGGTGCCTGTGGAGAAACACAGTAAGCAGTACTGCTGGCACTCATCTGTTGTAAATTATGAGGCTGGAATAGCGCTGGTATTGAAACACCATGCTGACCCGGGGCTTCTGGAAATCAGTCCCGTGCCATTATCAGAAATCTTAGAACAAACATTGGAGCTTATTGGGACTAATATCAATGCAAATCCATATG GATTAGGAAGCAAGAAGCACCCTGTACATCTTCTAGTACCACATGGAGCATTTGAAATAAAGAATCCACCTGCTTTGAAGCAAAACGACAtactgtcttggtttgaaagctGCACTGAGGGTAAAGTTGAAGGAATTGTGTGGCACTGCCATGATGGGTGTTTAATCAAG cTCCATCGCCATCATCTTGGTTTACCTTGGCCACTTGCAGAGACATACCTGAATTCTCAGCCTgttgtaatttcttttaatagaACGAAATATGACTGTGACTTTGAACCAAAGAGTTTGTTTCACCATTTTTCAAAGTTGGATGGACAAAGATTTGACAGACTCAAAGATATCAAGTTTGATGCTTGA
- the C4H12orf29 gene encoding uncharacterized protein C12orf29 homolog isoform X8, whose product MKCDLSEYEHLGTIPVFKLPIRQPYLWARLDRKPTKQGEKRFKRFLYSLEDCKEFVWNIEEDFKPVPDTWIPAKDIEFSNGNPLPDENGHMPGTYDAAQVKLGKGWVPVEKHSKQYCWHSSVVNYEAGIALVLKHHADPGLLEISPVPLSEILEQTLELIGTNINANPYGLGSKKHPVHLLVPHGAFEIKNPPALKQNDILSWFESCTEGKVEGIVWHCHDGCLIKLHRHHLGLPWPLAETYLNSQPVVISFNRTKYDCDFEPKSLFHHFSKLDGQRFDRLKDIKFDA is encoded by the exons ATGAAGTGTGATTTAAGTGAATATGAACATCTAGGAACTATTCCAGTTTTTAAACTTCCTATTA GACAGCCCTACCTATGGGCCAGGTTGGATCGAAAACCCACCAAACAAGGTGAAAAAAGGTTTAAACGATTCTTATATTCATTGGAAGATTGCAAAG AATTTGTTTGGAATATTGAAGAGGATTTCAAGCCTGTTCCAGATACCTGGATTCCAGCAAAGGACATAGAGTTCTCTAATGGCAATCCTTTGCCTGATGAAAATGGACATATGCCAGGTACCTATGATGCAGCACAGGTAAAACTGGGGAAAG GTTGGGTGCCTGTGGAGAAACACAGTAAGCAGTACTGCTGGCACTCATCTGTTGTAAATTATGAGGCTGGAATAGCGCTGGTATTGAAACACCATGCTGACCCGGGGCTTCTGGAAATCAGTCCCGTGCCATTATCAGAAATCTTAGAACAAACATTGGAGCTTATTGGGACTAATATCAATGCAAATCCATATG GATTAGGAAGCAAGAAGCACCCTGTACATCTTCTAGTACCACATGGAGCATTTGAAATAAAGAATCCACCTGCTTTGAAGCAAAACGACAtactgtcttggtttgaaagctGCACTGAGGGTAAAGTTGAAGGAATTGTGTGGCACTGCCATGATGGGTGTTTAATCAAG cTCCATCGCCATCATCTTGGTTTACCTTGGCCACTTGCAGAGACATACCTGAATTCTCAGCCTgttgtaatttcttttaatagaACGAAATATGACTGTGACTTTGAACCAAAGAGTTTGTTTCACCATTTTTCAAAGTTGGATGGACAAAGATTTGACAGACTCAAAGATATCAAGTTTGATGCTTGA
- the C4H12orf29 gene encoding uncharacterized protein C12orf29 homolog isoform X1 has product MRRRGAVQRKVPCLFVTEVKDEPSAKRERQVAGAAPGLADWGQPFKVLATDTITGKALEADVHNAVPTEKVDGTCCYVTTYKGQPYLWARLDRKPTKQGEKRFKRFLYSLEDCKEFVWNIEEDFKPVPDTWIPAKDIEFSNGNPLPDENGHMPGTYDAAQVKLGKGWVPVEKHSKQYCWHSSVVNYEAGIALVLKHHADPGLLEISPVPLSEILEQTLELIGTNINANPYGLGSKKHPVHLLVPHGAFEIKNPPALKQNDILSWFESCTEGKVEGIVWHCHDGCLIKLHRHHLGLPWPLAETYLNSQPVVISFNRTKYDCDFEPKSLFHHFSKLDGQRFDRLKDIKFDA; this is encoded by the exons ATGAGGCGGCGGGGCGCGGTGCAGCGCAAGGTGCCGTGTCTGTTCGTCACCGAGGTGAAGGACGAGCCCTCGGCCAAGCGGGAGCGACAGGTGGCCGGGGCGGCACCGGGACTGGCGGATTGGGGGCAG CCATTTAAAGTTTTGGCAACTGACACTATAACTGGAAAGGCATTAGAGGCAGATGTACACAATGCAGTTCCTACTGAAAAGGTGGATGGAACCTGCTGTTATGTAACTACATATAAAG GACAGCCCTACCTATGGGCCAGGTTGGATCGAAAACCCACCAAACAAGGTGAAAAAAGGTTTAAACGATTCTTATATTCATTGGAAGATTGCAAAG AATTTGTTTGGAATATTGAAGAGGATTTCAAGCCTGTTCCAGATACCTGGATTCCAGCAAAGGACATAGAGTTCTCTAATGGCAATCCTTTGCCTGATGAAAATGGACATATGCCAGGTACCTATGATGCAGCACAGGTAAAACTGGGGAAAG GTTGGGTGCCTGTGGAGAAACACAGTAAGCAGTACTGCTGGCACTCATCTGTTGTAAATTATGAGGCTGGAATAGCGCTGGTATTGAAACACCATGCTGACCCGGGGCTTCTGGAAATCAGTCCCGTGCCATTATCAGAAATCTTAGAACAAACATTGGAGCTTATTGGGACTAATATCAATGCAAATCCATATG GATTAGGAAGCAAGAAGCACCCTGTACATCTTCTAGTACCACATGGAGCATTTGAAATAAAGAATCCACCTGCTTTGAAGCAAAACGACAtactgtcttggtttgaaagctGCACTGAGGGTAAAGTTGAAGGAATTGTGTGGCACTGCCATGATGGGTGTTTAATCAAG cTCCATCGCCATCATCTTGGTTTACCTTGGCCACTTGCAGAGACATACCTGAATTCTCAGCCTgttgtaatttcttttaatagaACGAAATATGACTGTGACTTTGAACCAAAGAGTTTGTTTCACCATTTTTCAAAGTTGGATGGACAAAGATTTGACAGACTCAAAGATATCAAGTTTGATGCTTGA
- the C4H12orf29 gene encoding uncharacterized protein C12orf29 homolog isoform X7: MLPFPPVSLPFKVLATDTITGKALEADVHNAVPTEKVDGTCCYVTTYKGQPYLWARLDRKPTKQGEKRFKRFLYSLEDCKEFVWNIEEDFKPVPDTWIPAKDIEFSNGNPLPDENGHMPGTYDAAQVKLGKGWVPVEKHSKQYCWHSSVVNYEAGIALVLKHHADPGLLEISPVPLSEILEQTLELIGTNINANPYGLGSKKHPVHLLVPHGAFEIKNPPALKQNDILSWFESCTEGKVEGIVWHCHDGCLIKLHRHHLGLPWPLAETYLNSQPVVISFNRTKYDCDFEPKSLFHHFSKLDGQRFDRLKDIKFDA, translated from the exons ATGCTGCCATTCCCACCTGTGAGCCTC CCATTTAAAGTTTTGGCAACTGACACTATAACTGGAAAGGCATTAGAGGCAGATGTACACAATGCAGTTCCTACTGAAAAGGTGGATGGAACCTGCTGTTATGTAACTACATATAAAG GACAGCCCTACCTATGGGCCAGGTTGGATCGAAAACCCACCAAACAAGGTGAAAAAAGGTTTAAACGATTCTTATATTCATTGGAAGATTGCAAAG AATTTGTTTGGAATATTGAAGAGGATTTCAAGCCTGTTCCAGATACCTGGATTCCAGCAAAGGACATAGAGTTCTCTAATGGCAATCCTTTGCCTGATGAAAATGGACATATGCCAGGTACCTATGATGCAGCACAGGTAAAACTGGGGAAAG GTTGGGTGCCTGTGGAGAAACACAGTAAGCAGTACTGCTGGCACTCATCTGTTGTAAATTATGAGGCTGGAATAGCGCTGGTATTGAAACACCATGCTGACCCGGGGCTTCTGGAAATCAGTCCCGTGCCATTATCAGAAATCTTAGAACAAACATTGGAGCTTATTGGGACTAATATCAATGCAAATCCATATG GATTAGGAAGCAAGAAGCACCCTGTACATCTTCTAGTACCACATGGAGCATTTGAAATAAAGAATCCACCTGCTTTGAAGCAAAACGACAtactgtcttggtttgaaagctGCACTGAGGGTAAAGTTGAAGGAATTGTGTGGCACTGCCATGATGGGTGTTTAATCAAG cTCCATCGCCATCATCTTGGTTTACCTTGGCCACTTGCAGAGACATACCTGAATTCTCAGCCTgttgtaatttcttttaatagaACGAAATATGACTGTGACTTTGAACCAAAGAGTTTGTTTCACCATTTTTCAAAGTTGGATGGACAAAGATTTGACAGACTCAAAGATATCAAGTTTGATGCTTGA
- the C4H12orf29 gene encoding uncharacterized protein C12orf29 homolog isoform X2 — protein sequence MRRRGAVQRKVPCLFVTEVKDEPSAKRERQVAGAAPGLADWGQPFKVLATDTITGKALEADVHNAVPTEKVDGTCCYVTTYKGQPYLWARLDRKPTKQGEKRFKRFLYSLEDCKEFVWNIEEDFKPVPDTWIPAKDIEFSNGNPLPDENGHMPGWVPVEKHSKQYCWHSSVVNYEAGIALVLKHHADPGLLEISPVPLSEILEQTLELIGTNINANPYGLGSKKHPVHLLVPHGAFEIKNPPALKQNDILSWFESCTEGKVEGIVWHCHDGCLIKLHRHHLGLPWPLAETYLNSQPVVISFNRTKYDCDFEPKSLFHHFSKLDGQRFDRLKDIKFDA from the exons ATGAGGCGGCGGGGCGCGGTGCAGCGCAAGGTGCCGTGTCTGTTCGTCACCGAGGTGAAGGACGAGCCCTCGGCCAAGCGGGAGCGACAGGTGGCCGGGGCGGCACCGGGACTGGCGGATTGGGGGCAG CCATTTAAAGTTTTGGCAACTGACACTATAACTGGAAAGGCATTAGAGGCAGATGTACACAATGCAGTTCCTACTGAAAAGGTGGATGGAACCTGCTGTTATGTAACTACATATAAAG GACAGCCCTACCTATGGGCCAGGTTGGATCGAAAACCCACCAAACAAGGTGAAAAAAGGTTTAAACGATTCTTATATTCATTGGAAGATTGCAAAG AATTTGTTTGGAATATTGAAGAGGATTTCAAGCCTGTTCCAGATACCTGGATTCCAGCAAAGGACATAGAGTTCTCTAATGGCAATCCTTTGCCTGATGAAAATGGACATATGCCAG GTTGGGTGCCTGTGGAGAAACACAGTAAGCAGTACTGCTGGCACTCATCTGTTGTAAATTATGAGGCTGGAATAGCGCTGGTATTGAAACACCATGCTGACCCGGGGCTTCTGGAAATCAGTCCCGTGCCATTATCAGAAATCTTAGAACAAACATTGGAGCTTATTGGGACTAATATCAATGCAAATCCATATG GATTAGGAAGCAAGAAGCACCCTGTACATCTTCTAGTACCACATGGAGCATTTGAAATAAAGAATCCACCTGCTTTGAAGCAAAACGACAtactgtcttggtttgaaagctGCACTGAGGGTAAAGTTGAAGGAATTGTGTGGCACTGCCATGATGGGTGTTTAATCAAG cTCCATCGCCATCATCTTGGTTTACCTTGGCCACTTGCAGAGACATACCTGAATTCTCAGCCTgttgtaatttcttttaatagaACGAAATATGACTGTGACTTTGAACCAAAGAGTTTGTTTCACCATTTTTCAAAGTTGGATGGACAAAGATTTGACAGACTCAAAGATATCAAGTTTGATGCTTGA